Proteins co-encoded in one Malus sylvestris chromosome 7, drMalSylv7.2, whole genome shotgun sequence genomic window:
- the LOC126628632 gene encoding deSI-like protein At4g17486 has translation MAEVVLHIYDVTNSGSDKTNSTILQINKIFKDGIGLGGIFHSAVQVYGEDEWSFGFCEQGSGVFSCPSGKNPMYTYRESIVLGTTDCSIFKVNQILRELSREWPGYSYDLLSKNCNHFCDELCERLGVPKLPGWVNRFAHAGDAAMEVAGNTAVRFRQAKTEIVTASKVAYRFLVGVTNNATASPESAGNSNRGAPRFQAAWFKNLITTGAKPSSSSDLETKEEDALRQHQQPDAEPQLQQNSRTWQSM, from the exons ATGGCGGAGGTGGTGCTGCATATATACGATGTGACGAATAGTGGATCGGACAAGACGAATAGTACCATTCTGCAGATCAACAAGATCTTCAAAGACGGTATCGGCCTCGGCGGCATCTTCCACAGCGCCGTTCAG GTTTATGGAGAGGATGAATGGTCATTTGGGTTCTGTGAACAAGGATCTGGTGTGTTTAGTTGCCCTTCTGGAAAAAATCCAATGTACACATATCGTGAAAGCATCGTCCTTGGGACAACAGATTGTTCGATCTTCAAGGTTAACCAAATCTTGAGGGAACTCAGTAGAGAGTGGCCTGGGTATTCGTATGACCTGTTATCAAAAAACTGCAATCACTTTTGTGATGAGCTTTGTGAAAGGCTTGGGGTGCCAAAGCTTCCAG GTTGGGTTAATCGTTTTGCGCATGCTGGTGATGCTGCTATGGAAGTTGCAGGAAACACTGCAGTACGG TTTAGACAAGCGAAGACAGAAATTGTTACAGCTAGCAAAGTAGCATATCGTTTCCTTGTGGGTGTTACTAATAACGCCACAGCTTCTCCCGAGTCTGCAGGAAATTCAAACAGAGGTGCTCCTAGATTTCAAGCAGCTTGGTTCAAAAACCTAATCACCACAGGAGCAAAGCCATCTAGTAGTTCAGATCTCGAGACCAAGGAAGAAGATGCACTCCGGCAGCACCAGCAACCAGATGCAGAGCCGCAGCTGCAGCAGAATTCTCGGACATGGCAAAGTATGTAA